Genomic DNA from Streptomyces sp. PCS3-D2:
GTCCTCGTAAAGGACGACCGGCGCTTTGTCGAGCAGGATCCGCTGCTGCACGTACTGGTCGAGGAGGCGGCGCAGCGCGGGAACATCGCGTGTGCGGGCACGGCGGATCGTCACTGTTTCTGCGTGTGCAGAGGAAAACTCTCCCATGGCTGCGGACGCTATCGCCCCGCCGGACCCGGGTGCTCGGCGGACTCCTCTTGGCCTTCCGCCGGAGCGGGATCGCCTTCCGCCGCAGCGGGATCGCCGTCCGCCGGAGCGGCGGGTTCGGCGGACGGTTCGACGGGAGCTTCCGCGCGCGGTTGCGCCGGGGCTTCGGCGCCGGACTCGTCGTCGTACTGGACGACCCGGACGGCGTCCCGGAGGGCTTCGCGCTGTTCCGCGGACATCATGCCGAAGAAGGCGACGAGAGCGGCGGCGGGGTTGTCGCTCGTCGACCAGGCTTCGTTCATCAGTGCGGCCGAGTAGGCGGCGCGGGTGGAGACCGCGGTATACCGATAGGCGCGGCCCTCGGCTTCCCGCCGGACCCAGCCCTTCTGATGGAGATTGTCCATAACGGTCATGACCGTGGTGTACGCGATGGACCGTTCCTGCTGGAGGTCTTCCAGGACTTCCCGAACGGTGACCGGGCGGTTCCACTGCCACACCCGCGTCATGACGGCGTCTTCGAGTTCTCCCAAGGGGCGAGGCACAACAGCACGATAGTGCGGGTTGTGCGGAATTGCCCGACCATTCACCCGGCAACGCGCGGCAGAAATCGGGCGCACGGCCCGTACGGGCGCATGCCCGCGCGGAGGCGCTCCGCGCCCGGAGCGCCCCGGAACGTGTCCTATGGGTCAGGCGACGGGCCGGGCCGGATCACGGCGCATCGGACCGCACCGCGGGCCGGGCGTGGTCCACGGAAATCGGCCCGGCCGGGCGGGCGTCCAGGCCGTCTCTTCCGGAGCTCTTCCGGAGCTCTTCCGGAGCTCTTCCGGATCCAGCCCGACCCGCGGCGCCTGGCACCGCGGGCTCAACCGGCACGTCCTGAAAGAGACGGCCTAGTTCTGCTGCTGGCGGGCGGCTTCGGCCCGGGCGATCACGGCGTCGACCGCCGCGTCCTCCTTGGACTTGTTGGAGCCGCCCTGGCTCTTCACGATCGTCACGACGAGGGCGATGAAGAACGCGGCCATCACGAAGGGGGGCACGAGCGCGGAGACGTAGTCCATGCCCCCAGCGTAGCCACACTCAGCCCGGCCGGGCGGGGTGGGTGAGGGGCGCACCCCCGCCACCCCGGGCCGCCGCCCCGCGGCCCGCTCCGGCCGGACGCGCTCACACGACGGCGAGCCCGGACGCCGGGGGCGGGGTGGGCTTGCGGCGTGGCGGGAAGACCTCGCCGGGAGTGGGGACGGGCCGTTCGGGGCGCGGCCGCTCCTTGGGCGGCGCGGGAGCCGGTCGCGGCGGCTCCTCCCGGCCGCCCGCCAGGGACAGCCGGCGGGCGCGTGGTGCGCGGGCCGTGGCCAGACGTCGCCGTACGGAACGCTCTGCGACGGCCCGGGCCCGTTGCAGCAGTGCGGCGGCAGCCGGATCGGACCGGAGCGCGCGCAGGGCGGCGAGGTCGTCGGGGACCGGCTCGTAGCCGCCGGCGAGGGCCTCCCGGAGCAGCTCCAGGTAGCCGGAGAGACTGCCGGGCAGAGCGTTCCGGTAGCGGGCCAGATCGTCCAGGACGAAGGCTCTGAGCCGGCCCGCCTCCCGGGCCGCTTCGTCCACCGCCTGCGCGAGGCGCAGGCAGTCCTGGACCTCCTCGGCCGCCAAGGGGGCCGAGGAGGACTGAAGGGCGTGGGCGAGCGAACGCCTGAGCACGTGCAGCTCAGCAGCGCTGAACGCCATGCCGCCGCGGGATCCGTAGGGCGTGGGCATGGGGCCGAAGATACGCGCTAATCGGACAAAATCCCCTCAGGAGGGGTGGGTGCGGCGCGGCGCGGCCGGATGTCGGCACCGGCCTCAGCCGGTCTCCTTGACCGCGCGCAGGAAGTCCGCCCAGGCGGCCTGGGTGGTGGCGAGGACCAGGTGGGCGGGGTCGACGCGGTCGGCGACCTTCACGAGGGCGCCGGGGGCGACGGCGACGTAGACGCAGGCGTCGCCGGCACCGCAGAACGAGGACTTCCGCCACGCGGGCTGAGCAGTCATGGTGTCTCCTCCGGGCACGGTGGCCGGTAATTGCGGTCAAAGGACGGTAACGCCGCGGCCTGTCCTCACCGGCGACTTTCACGCAACTCGGCGTTTCGCCGCTGCCCCGAGAGGGTGCGGATGGTACGGCTCCGCGCAGTCGGAGCCGATTCGCCCGACCCCGGCAGGGAAGCGTTCCAGGCCCCGGCAAGGGCCGTTCCCGGCCGCGGCGGGAGCCGCTTCCGGCCGCGGCCGGGCGGCGTCAGATCCGGGCCACGAAGGCCGAGACCGCCTCGTGGACCTCGGACTCCGTCCAGGACAGGCCCGGCTCGGTGACCTCCAGCTCGGTCACCGCGAGGCCCGGCGGCCCCCCGGCCGACCAGCGGCGGAAGAAGACCGTTCCGGTCTCCTCCGCCTGCCGCAGGCCCGCTTCCGTCAGCCGGTCCGGGTCGTGGGGCAGCCACACCTGGAACTGGTGGGTGTGCGGCTCCTCGGGGTGGACGCGCACCCAGGGGACGCCGGCCTTCCCGAGGGCCTCGCGCAGAGCCCGGGCGACCATCCGTGCCTGGGCCACGTACGCCGGCAGCCGCGGGAGCTCCCCTTCGAGTCCGGCCAGCGCGGCCAGGGCCTGCGGGAACTGTCGGAAGATCTGGCCCCCGTAGCGGTGGCGCCAGACCCTGGTCTCCTCCACGAAATCCGACGGCCCGGCCAGGGCCGCCCCGCTCAGGCCGCCGAGCGACTTGTAGAACGAGACGTACACCGAGTCGGCCAGCCCGGCGATCTCCGGAAGCGGGCGGCCGAAGTGGACGGTGGACTCCCACAACCGGGCGCCGTCGAAGTGGATCACCGCCTCCCGCTCCCGTCCCGCCTCCACCAGCGCCCGCAGCTCCTCCCAGGTGGGCAGCAGGAACCCGGCCTCGCGCAGCGGCAGCTCCAGCATCAGCGTGCCGAAGGGCTCGCGGACCTCTTCGACCTCCTGCGCGGTCGGCTGGCGCGCCTCGGTCGTCGGGTGCACCACCCGCAGCCCGGAGACCACCGACAGGGCCTCGCCCTCCCACATCTCCGGGTGGCTCATCGGGTGCAGCGCGACGACCGGGTTCCCGGTCCGGCCGGCCCAGCAGCGCAGCGCGACCTGCTGCGCCATCGTGCCGCTGGGGAAGAAGGCGGCGTCCTGCGTCCCGAGCAGCTGCGCGACCCGCCGCTCCAGTTCCTCGACGATCCCGTCGCCGTAGAGGTCGGCCGGCGCGTCCATGTCGTGGTCGTACGGGCCCTGGGCGAGCCGCGCCAGCGACTCACCCAGCGTCGCCTCGCGCGGACTGCGGGTCAGGGTCCGGTCGGCCGCCCGCCAGGCGGCCACGAGCCGGGCCGTGCGTCGCGTTTCGTCGTCGCTGTCGCTCATGGCCCCTGATCCTCGCCCCTCGTCCCCGACCGGCCAAGAGCCCCACGGGCTAGCATGGCGGCGTAACGTCCGGTACCCCTGCGGACTGGAACGGAAGGCATTCCCCGCGTGAATCCATCACAGCAGCCACGCCCTGCCCGGCTGGCCGTCGGCGTCGTCGGGGCGGGCCGGGTCGGCCCCGCGCTGGCCCGTGCGCTCCAGCAGGCGGGCCACCGTCCCGTCGCCGTGTCGGGCGTCTCCGACGCATCCGTGCGCCGTGCCGCGCGCATGCTGCCCGACGTTCCGCTGGTGCCGCCCGCCCAGGTGCTGGAACTGGCCGACCTGGTCCTGCTGACCGTCCCCGACGACGCGCTCCCCGCGCTCGTGGAGGGACTCGCGGAGACCGGAGCGGTCCGGCCCGGCCAGCTCCTCGTGCACACCTCGGGCCGGTACGGGACCTCCGTGCTCGACCCGGCGCGCCGCGTGGGCGCCCTGCCGCTGGCCCTGCACCCCGCGATGACCTTCACCGGAACCGAGGTCGACGTGCAGCGGCTGGCCGGCTGCTCCTTCGGCGTCACCGCCCCCGAGGAGCTGCGGCTGGCCGCCGAGGCCCTGGTCATCGAGATGGGCGGGGAGCCCGAGTGGGTCGCGGAGGAGAGCCGCGCGCTGTACCACGCGGCCCTCGCCCTCGGTGCGAACCACCTGGTCACGCTGGTCGCCCAGTCGCTGGAGCTGCTGCGCAAGGCGGGGGTCGCGCACCCCGACCGGATGCTCGGCCCGCTGCTCGGCGCGGCCCTCGACAACGCCCTGCGCTCCGGCGACGCGGCCCTGACCGGGCCGGTGGCCCGCGGTGACGCGGGGACGGTCGCCGCGCACGTAGCGGAGCTGCGCCGGCACGCGCCGGGCACGCTCGCCGGATACCTGGCCATGGCCCGCACCACTGCCGACCGGGCCCTCGCGCACGGTCTGCTCAAGCCCGAACTCGCCGAGGACCTGCTCGGCGTTCTCGCCGACACGGACCCTGACGGGGGCGATCAGTGACCGAGCTGCTGCTGCACACCGCCGACGAGCTGCACAAGCTGCCGCGCACCGGGCGGCGGGCCGTGGTGATGACCATGGGCGCCCTCCACGAGGGTCACGCCACCCTGATCCGCGCGGCCCGGGAGCAGGCCGGGCCCGAGGGGCAGGTCGTCGTCACCGTCTTCGTCAACCCGCTGCAGTTCGGGGCGGGTGAGGACCTCGACCGCTACC
This window encodes:
- a CDS encoding BlaI/MecI/CopY family transcriptional regulator, coding for MPRPLGELEDAVMTRVWQWNRPVTVREVLEDLQQERSIAYTTVMTVMDNLHQKGWVRREAEGRAYRYTAVSTRAAYSAALMNEAWSTSDNPAAALVAFFGMMSAEQREALRDAVRVVQYDDESGAEAPAQPRAEAPVEPSAEPAAPADGDPAAAEGDPAPAEGQEESAEHPGPAGR
- a CDS encoding DUF397 domain-containing protein translates to MTAQPAWRKSSFCGAGDACVYVAVAPGALVKVADRVDPAHLVLATTQAAWADFLRAVKETG
- a CDS encoding low specificity L-threonine aldolase, producing MSDSDDETRRTARLVAAWRAADRTLTRSPREATLGESLARLAQGPYDHDMDAPADLYGDGIVEELERRVAQLLGTQDAAFFPSGTMAQQVALRCWAGRTGNPVVALHPMSHPEMWEGEALSVVSGLRVVHPTTEARQPTAQEVEEVREPFGTLMLELPLREAGFLLPTWEELRALVEAGREREAVIHFDGARLWESTVHFGRPLPEIAGLADSVYVSFYKSLGGLSGAALAGPSDFVEETRVWRHRYGGQIFRQFPQALAALAGLEGELPRLPAYVAQARMVARALREALGKAGVPWVRVHPEEPHTHQFQVWLPHDPDRLTEAGLRQAEETGTVFFRRWSAGGPPGLAVTELEVTEPGLSWTESEVHEAVSAFVARI
- a CDS encoding DUF2520 domain-containing protein — translated: MNPSQQPRPARLAVGVVGAGRVGPALARALQQAGHRPVAVSGVSDASVRRAARMLPDVPLVPPAQVLELADLVLLTVPDDALPALVEGLAETGAVRPGQLLVHTSGRYGTSVLDPARRVGALPLALHPAMTFTGTEVDVQRLAGCSFGVTAPEELRLAAEALVIEMGGEPEWVAEESRALYHAALALGANHLVTLVAQSLELLRKAGVAHPDRMLGPLLGAALDNALRSGDAALTGPVARGDAGTVAAHVAELRRHAPGTLAGYLAMARTTADRALAHGLLKPELAEDLLGVLADTDPDGGDQ